A window of Pungitius pungitius chromosome 19, fPunPun2.1, whole genome shotgun sequence genomic DNA:
gggaggttcgggggggggggggggggggggggacggtcatttccgccattggaacagcagctgacttgatgacgtcaccacgtcagctggtcttgctaatacgctttaatttagtttttgatttaaatattttactattaacaagcttttgtctcattttttgtctcagaaattgtatatataagcAGTCGTAAAATAGATAGCTTTATCAAGGAggttgtaacaaaaaataaactattatactaaaatattttaatgcacacacacacacacacacacctaccgtttgtcttgttactcatcaagaggctgataatcagcgtagtggtcctcgtgcagcaagccgctgaccgcacatcaaagatcttacagagtacaataatccatatgtggatttttttattcattatttttacaagtcagagcttcagattttctttgaagctcTTCCGCCAGTTTAGACTCTCGAGCGCGGTGCtcacctcgtgtcctttaattaaaacattgttagttttaatgcacaacgatggacaataaacaagctgcgctctgcgcatacagacaatacgtatgTACAAAAGTTAcatgtaaacatgaagttatgaatctaaacaaacAGACGGTGAACAACCTCCGTCTCTGACACCACGTTAGAAAACGTACCAAGACTCGTCGTGGTACAGCTCGACGAGTCTCACGTataaaccgctacggagacgcgaaaacgaccggcggagcatttcacagcagactCGACGAAAACAGGCCGCTCTCCGCGGGCTGcgagatgatcagctgacctcccGGCGCTGGAGGGTGTCCGTTATGACGGTCCGTTATGTCCGCTACACGTCCACGGGGCAGATTGTTACGTTAAAGGCTGTTGACAAacgtttgctttaacaactaactttagtcataaaattacataacgttacttaaataaagtagtatttataaaactcggactgtgtgtttattttcctccgtcGGTCGTTGTCGCCTGCCGCttaggttgaaatgcattctgggatatttggctctcacaacaacaggcgagcctgctccgatgcattgtgggtacaatGGAGGGGGCGCGAGTCGCGTATTATGACCGCGTTCGTGTCGACGAGGAAGACTCATTTAGAATTTCACGTTAAACGGTGCAACTTTTACTATAGTaagcaaactatatatatatatgtatgtatgtatgtatccgtcaagtatttgtgtaaatgtgaataaagacaatgcagattggtgtgtacatccattgtgtttttattacgtcaagcattcagccttcacccccgccctccgttagtagtagcacgcacgcacgcgcgcgttcAGCCGTCACCCCCCTCCACGCCTTGTCGTCCTCGCGTCCTCCAATAGTCGCAGGTGCGCGCCGCGCCTCCGtcgtcgccgccgtcgtcgtctccGCGCCCTCCGCCTCCGTCGCTCGAGACACGCCGGTCGGCGCAGGCGGGGCAGAACGCGCGCGAGCAGCCCCGGCAGATGTACCTCCTGCACGCGCAGCAGACGGTGTGCGTCTTGCTGTCCTTCTTCGACGGGCAAATCtgacacctcttcctcttgctcgcCACCCTGGACAGAGCCGAGGCGACGGCCGCCGCCCGCGTTTCCGGCTCCCGTTCCGCCTCCGGCGCCGCCTCGGCTCGACCGCGCGCCCTCCGGGCGGCCCGCACGACCGCCGCGGACGCTTCCGTGCGGGGGAGACACGCCCTCCTCTCGACGAGCGGCGTCACGAGCTCTTTTCCGAGCCGCTCGAGGAAGAACCTGCGCTTGCTCCGCTTGCCGGACATCCAGTCGGGACGGACCTCTCGCCATATCACGAAGGCGTTGTAGGCGGACACGTCGACGACGTTGTGGAACACGACCAGGGGCCAGCGGGCCgtcatcctcctgcagctgtacgTGCCGATCACcttgtccaggttgtccacGCCTCCCTTGTTGCGGTTGTAGTCCAGGATGATCGCGGGCTTCCCGTCCGGGCGGTCGCCGACCTCGGCCTCGGCGTGCCGCGTGCTCATGAGCACCACGTTGCGGTTTTTCTTGGGCACGTAGGACACCAGGGCCGTGGTGGGCGTGAACGCAAACATCGAAGAGAACACCGCCCTGTCCCTCGTCGCCAGCAGAGCGGGCGGAAGCTCGGGCTTGTTCTTTCGAACCGTGCCGACCACGGTGATCCCCCTGGCCAGGAGCCGGCGCGCCAGCTCGTAGGACGTGAAGTAATTGTCGCACGTCACGTTGCGACCCGCCAGGCCCTCCGTGACGTCGAGCACGACCCTCATCCCCAGGTTCCTctcggggccgccgccgcccgtcgTCGGCTTGCCGGTGTACACTTGCATCTTCCACGCGTAGCTGGATCTGGCGTCGCACGCCACCCACGTCTTGATTCCGTATTTCGCCGGCTTGCTGGGCATGTACTGCCTGAAGGGACACCGCccttggcggcggcggggggttacgaggagagagagtgagagagtgagagagagagagacaagacagagagcgtcgtcatcatcatcatcatcatcggcattGTCTTTTCGCGAAtctttacaagaaaataaaaaaaagcccctccgcCGCAGCCGCCGCTTACCTCTGAACGGAACCAGCTGCTCGTCCACGGTCACCTCGGGCCCCGGGTTGTAGAGGAGCGGCAGTCGGAGCACCCACGCGTCCCACACGTCTCGCACGGCCGCCAGTTTGTCGCTCGCTCGTCGCTCGCGCCTCGTCTCGCGGTCGTCGAATCGCAACAGTGTCGAGTACGCGTGAAAGTCCTTCAGCGGCATCGTGGCGCGGAAAATGGCCCTTCCGCTCTCCGCGTCCCACAGACTGGCGGCGGCCTCCCCTCTGGACCTGTACACGCCCGCCAGGATCAGGAGGCCCACGTAGGCGCGCAGGTCGACCCGGTCCATGCCTTTCCAGTCGTCCCCGTATCTTCTGCGACCTTCGAGGTTGGTCATCTCCAGGACAATGTCTTCTATCGCGGGCGTCACAAACAGCCGGAACGTCGAGGCGATGTCGGTGGCGCGGGACGCCGCTTCCTCCGTGGGCCCGGGGGTCGGCGGACCCGGCCGACTCTGCTCGTCGGTCGCGCCCCGTCTGCCGTGCGCCGTCGAGGACCACGTCAGTTCGCCGTTTTTGGACGGAAAGGTGCAGGTCTCGGGTCTTTCGCCCACGAcgcggtcttcttcttcttcttctccttcttcttctcctccttcttcttctccttcttcttctccttcctcctcctcctcctcctccaaagacaAAGCTTCGTTCTCCGGGTTGTATTcttcgccgccgtcgtcgtcgtcgccgtcgtcgtcgtcgccgtcgtcgtcgtcgccgtcgccgtcgtcgtcgtcgtcgtcttcttcttcccctcgtaGCTCTCGTTCTTTGTTGTCAGCCGCGGTcgaagcctctccctctcccatgtCAGAGTAGTGGTAGACCTTTCGCGGCTCCACCGGATCTGCGAAAAGACGTTCGAGGAGCTCGAGCGCGGTCGGCGTCGCGGCAGTCATGACTTCGGGCCCTTTCGGGGAGACGAGTGTTTCGCGCGTCGCCTCGCCCGACTTTATCGCGCGACGTTAGTATCGCCTCTCTCGCCGACCCGTTCTGTCTCTTCTGGCTGTCTCTTCTGTCacctacacgcacgcacgcacacacgcacgcacacacacacacacacacacacacacacacacaaatccagcacctcggacagatctgcgagcgcgcgaggagagagagagagagaaattccagcacctcggacagaggcccccgagtcccccaccccctgaagctctatctgcgagcgcgcgaggagagagagagagagaaattccagcacctcggacagaggcccccgagtcccccaccccctgaagctctatctgcgagcgcgcgaggagagagagagagagagaaattccagcacctcggacagaggcccccgcgtcccacaccccctgaagctctatctgcgagcgcgcgaggagagagagagatagagagacatgTATACTTTCATGATTCTTACCAAGAACTTTGCACAAACTCCTCCTTGGTCACCCGCCAGCGCAGCCAGCGCAGGCAAACGCGCGGACAGagagtcagggggagggggagggggggggg
This region includes:
- the LOC134107507 gene encoding piggyBac transposable element-derived protein 4-like, producing MTAATPTALELLERLFADPVEPRKVYHYSDMGEGEASTAADNKERELRGEEEDDDDDDGDGDDDDGDDDDGDDDDGGEEYNPENEALSLEEEEEEEGEEEGEEEGGEEEGEEEEEDRVVGERPETCTFPSKNGELTWSSTAHGRRGATDEQSRPGPPTPGPTEEAASRATDIASTFRLFVTPAIEDIVLEMTNLEGRRRYGDDWKGMDRVDLRAYVGLLILAGVYRSRGEAAASLWDAESGRAIFRATMPLKDFHAYSTLLRFDDRETRRERRASDKLAAVRDVWDAWVLRLPLLYNPGPEVTVDEQLVPFRGRCPFRQYMPSKPAKYGIKTWVACDARSSYAWKMQVYTGKPTTGGGGPERNLGMRVVLDVTEGLAGRNVTCDNYFTSYELARRLLARGITVVGTVRKNKPELPPALLATRDRAVFSSMFAFTPTTALVSYVPKKNRNVVLMSTRHAEAEVGDRPDGKPAIILDYNRNKGGVDNLDKVIGTYSCRRMTARWPLVVFHNVVDVSAYNAFVIWREVRPDWMSGKRSKRRFFLERLGKELVTPLVERRACLPRTEASAAVVRAARRARGRAEAAPEAEREPETRAAAVASALSRVASKRKRCQICPSKKDSKTHTVCCACRRYICRGCSRAFCPACADRRVSSDGGGGRGDDDGGDDGGAARTCDYWRTRGRQGVEGGDG